In the Pseudoliparis swirei isolate HS2019 ecotype Mariana Trench chromosome 21, NWPU_hadal_v1, whole genome shotgun sequence genome, one interval contains:
- the LOC130212019 gene encoding mucin-7-like: MKTASVLVLFLLASVHFFTPVSSDAEASASPRTHIATTLAVPAKAPTAAPHVAPTAAPDGAPTVAPHIAPTIAPTVAPGVPPTVEPTTKAAATTAAAPTPKATTTKPQPAAPTAPRVATSKSPENKKTEAATLAPKRPVASATAASAATGASTARPVTRKTLINVSFQPRSPQPDSGNHTVVHTTETPGTPPPAPAHHTTRPAGTPPHLNEKGAETGAGSLSGTDGKVPPKSDKRLWWILLPVLLVGAAATIVLKSKCKKIHDHSETIDTGTENASFQSRPESTKDGVMLLGVKSAAAEETAAAR, translated from the exons ATGAAGACCGCCAGTGTTctcgtcctcttcctgctgGCATCCGTGCATTTCTTCACACCAG TTTCATCAGATGCTGAGGCATCAGCATCCCCGAGAACACATATAGCCACAA CACTGGCGGTGCCAGCAAAAGCCCCAACTGCAGCACCACATGTAGCACCAACCGCTGCACCTGATGGAGCACCAACCGTCGCACCACATATAGCACCCACCATAGCACCAACCGTAGCACCGGGCGTACCACCAACCGTAGAACCAACCACAAAAGCAGCGGCAACCACAGCGGCAGCACCAACTCCAAAGGCAACGACGACGAAACCACAACCTGCAGCTCCCACTGCTCCTCGAGTCGCCACCAGCAAGTCTCCTGAGAACA AAAAAACTGAGGCGGCAACCCTCGCGCCGAAGAGGCCCGTGGCCTCAGCGACCGCAGCATCTGCAGCCACCGGGGCCTCGACAGCTCGCCCTGTGACCCGGAAAA CTTTGATAAATGTCAGTTTTCAACCAAGATCTCCTCAGCCCGACTCTGGAAACCACACGGTGGTCCACACAACTGAGACTCCAG GTACACCTCCTCCTGCCCCAG CACACCACACCACGAGACCTGCAGGGACGCCACCGCATCTGAATGAAAAGGGTGCGGAGACAGGTGCAG gttctctgtctGGCACTGATGGAAAAGTACCCCCCAAATCAG acAAAAGGCTGTGGTGGATTCTGTTGCCCGTCCTCCTGGTGGGAGCTGCCGCGACCATCGTCCTCAAATCCAAATGCAAGAAGATCCACGATCACTCGG AAACCATTGACACCGGAACGGAGAA CGCATCTTTCCAGAGCAGACCCGAAAGCACCAAAGACGGTGTCATGCTCCTCGGCGTGAAGTCGGCGGCGGCAGAAGAAACTG ctgctgcgagataa